The genomic region ttttgttatttggaTTGCCTCGTTGTTTTGCTTGTGAAAAATTCTTCGCtttagaaaaaggaaaaaaaagctaagAACAGGTTGTCAACCCAATTGTTTACCGACATGGCGAGCGACCAAAGAGAAGTAAGAGGTGGTTTCTTGTGTTCTTCGCTTCGGTGAAAAAAACCCAAGGTATATAGATATATAAGAAGTACACATCACGGAACGATGGCCAAACGTAATTATTTGTTCCTAAAAACGGAGGGATTATTcctaattatattttaatgagGAAGAATATGTGATCTGTAGAATTTCATGCAGTAATCAATCGGCATTTGGTATCTGTATGTTACGTTTAATATGTACCTtggtgaaaattttaaatcaagcCCCACCTGGCACCCTAGCCCTTTGGGAATAATGGTTTCAAAGCAGATGCGCAATTTCGAGTCAGTTAACtgaaaacaaacagtttgttttgaatagTTATTTACGATTAATGTGAATAGATTCAATGATTATGTACCAGTTGGTTTACAAGTGCTCATGTTTCCCGCGGTCATACAAACATGGAGATAGTTTTACAAAACCAATCCGAGCCTCCAACAGAAGTAAGTTATAATATAGGTTATAGGTTCTATTTACATGAAACCTAATTTTCTATTTACATGAAATGTTCTCGCGAGGCAATTGTAACAAAGCATATTTGTGTGATAACACCTTTATGTTTTAGACAAGTAAAGCCTGCAATTAACTATTTTCGTATTTGGGATGGTCTTAGGAACCTATGGTTGCCATTTATGCCATACACTGGCATTCTCTGGCCCTGGAAGGGCGggaaaattttacattttgcatGTGTTGTCAAGAGTCCAGCGACCGGATTTCACTGGATGAATCACTTACCTTCGATGGACGAAGTGATGGAAAAGTTGAGGTTTCCATAATTGCCCGGAACTAGCATTGTTATTACAATTTGCTTCACAAATAGGCACAGGAAGCTTTGCACCTGGGTCAGAGATGATCATGTTGTATTTGCGGCAAATCCCATTCCAATTACAAATCTGGGTCCTGTTTTTGGGACTATCTGATTAATCGATTaattgggggtccgcgacagccgagcggtagcgccggttagaaaatcggcccatgagcgccggggctcaccacctcgacggcgtgggttcgaatcccaaccgagaccggaccctcccctgtacgagaggactgactatccacgtacaacaaggaaacaagtctcgtaagtccttaacgggcaggcatgaccaaagaggtcgttacgccaagaagaagaagattaatCGTTCTCAATTTTGTTACAAACTTCGGGTTTAGGTTAAACTTAGGATTACGCATAATAGAAACAATGTTCTCTAgaagggggtccgcgacagccgagcggtagcgccggttagaaaatcggcccatgagcgccgaggctcagcacctcgacggcgtgggttcgaatcccaaccgagaccggaccctcccctgtacgagaggactgactatccacgtacaacagggaaacaagtctcgtaagcccttaacgggcaggcatgaccaagaggtcgttacgccaagaagaagaagaagaagaagaagttctcTAGAAGCTTGGATGTTGTTATAATTATTGCTCTTTTAAGTTTGAAGTCCCATGCTCTAgaatataaaaatgtaatttaaacgCATACAAAGTTTATACCGTCACTCACTGGTACACAATATGCACAccaaaattttattgtaattcTTATAGATTATACAAGCAACATACACTGGTTTCTGTTGTTTCCGCATTTGTTGTTTCCGCAAAATTGCCCTAAAATGGCTGAGTTGATTACAGCTGAGGATCGTCAGGGGTTAACTTCACCAACTTCTTTGACGCCTCCCAGAGCGCGTGCTGCCTTGCAACATGCTGCACGCGACGGTTGAGCTGATGCACTTTGCAGCCGCGGAAGTACTTGCCACTGATCGACTCCACGTCTGGTGACACGGACAGATAGATGCTTGTCCGGGCGCCCTCCTCCGGCGTGCGGAAGCACATCTGGATCGGCTTGAACAGGATGTTGATCGGGAAGGGCACGTTGCGCCAGATGCCGGTATCGATCACACCCGGGTGCAGACAGTTCGCGGTCACCTTGGTACCCTCCAAGCGGCGTGCCAGCTCCTGCGTGAACATAATCTCGGCGAATTTGGACAAATTGTACAGGTGAATCGGGAAGAGCGAGAAATAGTTGACCGGATTGATGCTGTTGATGTTGTCCGGATTGAGCGACGCGAACTGGTACAGCTTCGAGGAAACGATCACGATTCTGCCCTGGGCAGACTTCTTCAGCAGATCTATCAGCAGATGGGTCAGCAAGAACGGCCCGTAGTAGTTGGTCGCCATCGTGAACTCCAAACCGTCCGGCGTCACCTTGTTGTTGTAGCCCTGTGCAACGCCGGCGTTGTGAATCAGCACGTCGATGACGGGCTCGGTGGCCACGATCTCCTTGGCGAACGCACGCACCGAAGGCAGCGAGCTAACATCGATATGCTTGATGAGCAGTTTCGTGTTTCCCGTTTCGGCCATTATCTCCTCTGCAATAGATATGGTTATTGTAGAATAGCCTGCGAAATTGTATCTAACGTTCGCTAGTCGAAAAGCGGTTAAAGTTCGTTAGCGTTTTGTGGCTGCAAATCAAACTTGTAAACCCACTCAAAACAACAATTGAAGCTGATGTGTCCTTAACGCACggctttaaaattgatttctcATAGTTCTTCGAGAGTACCGGGTTTCTTAAGATTCGAATAGTAACTACTAGAGCTATGGAATCTACGAATATTCTTATATGAAATGGCAAAGACTTCTAAACTAAAAGAAAttctaaaagaaataaaaactccaATTAGCGGGGACAAAATCATGGaatatgaaatgtttcatattgGGCTTCATAAATATGTTATACGTATAACAGTGGTTAAAGAAAACTTTCGAAATATGTTGGAGCACACTTCGCTTCACAAAAAGATGACtataatttaaatgatttaattaatatttagAAAATCGGAGTAGTTTGCAATGCTGTAGTAAAAGAGATGCATCCATTCTAAAGAAATAGATTTTAAATATCAACTCTTTAGTTATTAAACGAACAGTCTTAACAAAAGTGTTGCAGGTCATTCATACAGTTCTACAGCTAATTTGCAAGCTATCCGTTCAGCCCAACgggtgtttaaaaaaaatgaacattgTCCGTCCATGCATTGTGAACTGAAAACaatgttaattaaaaaaatgtgtttttgcaCTGATGAACGAGCCTTGCTGGTGTTAAAAGTAGGTTATGCGAAATTAttaatgaagcaaaaaatcacgacgaataaataaaacaagtacCAAACTTAAAACCAAACGAtattcaaacaataaaaaacaatgcGCACGACGAATTCCACAATATCAggcatattttttaaagcatcGTTAATGCAATCGCGGCGAACAAATAAATAGTTGGTAgggaattacataaaatgtTGTACCTAGTGTCAACCGGTATGAATCGGATATCGTATGTTTATTAAAACCtttaaaaacactaaaacaaaagaaaaatacggtAACATCCAACTACCACGAAAAAATATTGATACTGATTCTGGACGGAACTGCACGATTAGTTTGACGGCGATTGCAATCCTGCCTGTACCAATGAATGCAATGAGAAAAAAGGGACTCAACGACCGTCAATTGGAGATTCTCGGACATTGATGGTATGTCGTCATTAGATCTTCGGATCGCTGCTCGTTAGATTGACGATTTTGACCGATTCTTCCCAGAGTTGACGGGCTCTCTCCATATCGCAGATACCGGCACTGAGGCCCGCCTCCTTGCAGTCCATGAAGTACTTGCCGGTGACgccctccacctcctccgaGCAGGCGAGATACAGTGAGGTTTGCGCTCCCTCGGCATTGGTCTTGAAGAAGCTCTTGATTAGGCGCATCGGGAGCGTCAGCGGGAACGGGACGTTCCGCCAGATGCCGGAATCGATCATGCCCGGATGCAGACAGTTTGCCGTCACCGAGGTACCCTCAAGCCGGCGGGCCAGTTCGCGCGTGAACATAATGTTGGCACACTTTGACACGTAGTACAGATAGGCCGGCATGGTGTTCACCGGATTCAGATTGCTCAGGTTGACCGAGGCGAACCGGTACAGCTCGGACGCCACCACAACGATCCGGCTCGGGGTGGACCGCTTGAGCAGATCGATCAGCAGATGGGTCAGCAGGAACGGCCCGTAGTGGTTGGTGGCCATCGTAAACTCGATTCCATCGACGCTCTTCGACTTCCGGAACGTTTCCGCAAACCCGGCGTTGTGAACCAGCACGTCCAGCTTACGCTCGGTGCGCAGGACCTCCGCCGCAAACTCGCGGACCGACGCTTGCGAGCTGAGGTCCAGCTTCAGCACGACAACGTTTTGGTTACCCGTTTCTTTGACTATTTCATCTGCGAAGAAAAAACCGAGTTTGATGGAGCGGCTTTGTTGGGTATATCTACGGAGTTTCTAACTCCGGAGCGCATATCACCAAGGGTTCGGTATGTACAGGTGTCGATATTTGCGACTTAGTTGCGCATGCATGCACGTGCGATGGCCTGGGGTGTAATTTTTAGATAGAAGACGACCGAAAAAACAGGCACTCGGTTTGCCGGAAGATCTTTGTACAACAGCCTAAGCGTGAGGGGTTGGAAGGAAACGTTGCAGGTTCGGTTGTCTATGCACAGGATGACTTGCGGCCAACGGGGTTGCTTCAGTGAGTAACGGGTTGGTTTCGACGAGTTGCTTGCGCATAGTAAAGCTATATCTTGCACCGGAAACAAAATTCCCTTGGTATACCAAACACCATTAAACGATCGAAAAGTTGTTAGAATGTAAAAATTATGTCTTATTCTAGGGTTAGATTAGCGGCCAGTTAGGATTTCTTCCAAACCCATCTAAAGCTTTACCCACCGCTTTGCGGAAAGCTAGACTAGATCGTCCACCTCTGAGTTATAGCTACTGGCGTGCACTAACAACCGAGCACTACTTAGCGATAGCTTACCTTGGGCCTGCTTAGCCGTCTCCATGTTCCGGCAGGCCATGATGATGCGGGCGCCCCGTTTGGCCAAATCTCGGGCAGTTTCCTTGCCAATGCCCGAGTTGGCACCTGTGATGATCACGGTTTTGCCTTCCATGTTTCGCTTCAGTGGGAGTAGATGAGAGAATGGATAAAACAATGAGTCCACTACAATCAATTTAACCATGCTTCATATCACATTCGCATGGCAAGAGGTTTAATGCTCTACGGGGCTTTCACCGCTCAATGCTTACAGCCGAGGAAAAGTGGCCGCAGGTGAGGTACAGGTAGTATTTAATTAGTGACAGTACGATCGCTACTCCTGTGATGACAGACGCGGTCGCTGTGAGTGGATCGTCGA from Anopheles coustani chromosome 3, idAnoCousDA_361_x.2, whole genome shotgun sequence harbors:
- the LOC131260778 gene encoding retinol dehydrogenase 14 isoform X1 yields the protein MSLLGLDDPLTATASVITGVAIVLSLIKYYLYLTCGHFSSARNMEGKTVIITGANSGIGKETARDLAKRGARIIMACRNMETAKQAQEEIMAETGNTKLLIKHIDVSSLPSVRAFAKEIVATEPVIDVLIHNAGVAQGYNNKVTPDGLEFTMATNYYGPFLLTHLLIDLLKKSAQGRIVIVSSKLYQFASLNPDNINSINPVNYFSLFPIHLYNLSKFAEIMFTQELARRLEGTKVTANCLHPGVIDTGIWRNVPFPINILFKPIQMCFRTPEEGARTSIYLSVSPDVESISGKYFRGCKVHQLNRRVQHVARQHALWEASKKLVKLTPDDPQL
- the LOC131260778 gene encoding retinol dehydrogenase 14 isoform X2, with protein sequence MSLLGLDDPLTATASVITGVAIVLSLIKYYLYLTCGHFSSARNMEGKTVIITGANSGIGKETARDLAKRGARIIMACRNMETAKQAQDEIVKETGNQNVVVLKLDLSSQASVREFAAEVLRTERKLDVLVHNAGFAETFRKSKSVDGIEFTMATNHYGPFLLTHLLIDLLKRSTPSRIVVVASELYRFASVNLSNLNPVNTMPAYLYYVSKCANIMFTRELARRLEGTSVTANCLHPGMIDSGIWRNVPFPLTLPMRLIKSFFKTNAEGAQTSLYLACSEEVEGVTGKYFMDCKEAGLSAGICDMERARQLWEESVKIVNLTSSDPKI